A single genomic interval of Armatimonadota bacterium harbors:
- a CDS encoding glycosyltransferase family 39 protein, translated as MHISISSKKNLNHSSQKIGRNQRWRVEQLFVLILCIASSIRIFLFAAGFPVFTNVDEHAHFDLICKYSKGKIPTGLGKYDHDANRMILLYGSLEYLYNPSDFPTGEIPPPIWKLPPKAQEFVLEKRLEKVKDDLNHESTQPPVYYYVAALWYKLGQVLQIGNGFILYWVRFLNIIIYSMLIWLSYMFARKYYYEDAFLRLSLPLVLAFFPQDVFFSINNDVLTPLVFTAALLCLFDCLISESNGLAFYLLTGLLIATAFLVKITAFVIFIMLGFVVILKAIRLKNERRFSDGMPALAILALSALAPAGLWLLRNYFVLGDITGSTAKINMLTWTAKPFTTIWDHPIFTPAGALTFWSELMKTFWRGEITWHGERLSWDFADGFYWISSSVFLIAFIYSLLLMRLQTKSKIIDIANFIVFGASILFMAGISISYDYGNCWYPSQEHPYFTSGRLISDALVPFLILYLQGFKILTSRLKSYIRWAALGVIIALMLASEIALSIPVFGSAYNMFHLH; from the coding sequence CTTAATCATTCTTCTCAGAAAATAGGTCGGAATCAAAGATGGCGTGTTGAACAGCTTTTTGTATTAATCTTATGCATAGCTTCCTCAATTCGCATATTCTTGTTCGCCGCAGGATTTCCAGTCTTTACCAACGTAGATGAGCATGCCCACTTCGACTTAATTTGCAAATACTCAAAAGGAAAAATACCAACTGGCCTTGGGAAATACGACCATGATGCAAACAGAATGATATTGCTATACGGGTCGCTAGAATATCTATACAATCCGTCAGATTTCCCGACTGGGGAAATCCCTCCTCCTATATGGAAACTGCCTCCTAAAGCACAAGAATTTGTTTTAGAGAAAAGGCTTGAAAAGGTTAAAGACGATCTAAATCATGAATCTACACAACCGCCTGTGTATTACTATGTTGCGGCATTATGGTACAAACTTGGCCAGGTATTGCAAATAGGAAACGGATTCATACTCTACTGGGTAAGGTTTTTAAACATTATAATCTATTCCATGCTCATCTGGCTATCCTATATGTTTGCAAGAAAGTATTACTACGAAGACGCCTTCTTAAGACTAAGCTTGCCTTTGGTATTGGCTTTTTTTCCACAAGACGTGTTTTTTTCCATAAATAACGATGTTTTAACGCCTCTTGTGTTTACCGCAGCTCTTCTATGTTTATTCGACTGCCTTATAAGCGAATCAAATGGCCTTGCCTTCTATTTGCTAACTGGTCTTCTTATCGCCACTGCATTCCTAGTAAAGATCACAGCTTTCGTAATTTTCATAATGCTAGGCTTCGTGGTAATTCTTAAAGCCATTAGACTCAAAAATGAAAGAAGATTTTCCGACGGTATGCCGGCACTTGCCATATTGGCTTTAAGTGCATTAGCGCCTGCTGGGTTATGGCTACTAAGAAATTACTTTGTATTGGGAGATATAACGGGCTCAACAGCAAAAATTAATATGCTAACTTGGACTGCTAAGCCATTTACAACAATATGGGACCATCCGATATTTACCCCTGCTGGAGCGCTTACGTTTTGGAGCGAATTAATGAAAACCTTCTGGCGGGGAGAAATTACCTGGCATGGCGAAAGGCTTTCGTGGGATTTTGCTGATGGATTTTATTGGATCTCGTCATCGGTTTTCCTGATCGCTTTTATATATAGCTTACTTCTAATGCGACTGCAAACAAAATCAAAAATCATTGACATAGCAAACTTCATAGTTTTTGGAGCATCAATTTTGTTTATGGCTGGAATTTCTATTTCTTACGATTACGGCAATTGCTGGTATCCTTCCCAAGAACATCCATATTTTACTTCTGGTAGGCTAATATCAGACGCACTCGTGCCGTTTCTCATTTTATATCTTCAAGGTTTTAAAATCTTAACGTCCCGATTGAAATCATACATTAGATGGGCCGCGCTAGGAGTAATAATCGCGCTTATGTTAGCTTCAGAGATAGCGCTTTCTATCCCGGTATTCGGGAGCGCATATAATATGTTTCACTTGCACTGA
- a CDS encoding tetratricopeptide repeat protein, which produces MQNRYLVILFLITITLVVFLQVSSHEFLNYDDDVYITANHHVRNGLTLESIKWAFTTTYANNWHPLTWISHLLDVQLYKLKPAGHHATNLLIHVLNVALLFVVLEMMTHSRWRSAFVAAMFAIHPLHVESVAWVAERKDVLSSFFWILTLFAHLRYTKYPRATTYVPVVLIYALGLMSKPMLVTLPFVLLLLDYWPLGRTTFAHEQLAGSIEKHSIGKLVIEKIPLLVLAGASCTMTYIAQGEAVAPFERFPFGIRATNAVVAFVSYILKMLWPVNLSVFYMHPSTSLPTWQVLGAGVVLVCIFVLALRNAFTHPYILVGWLWYFGTLIPVIGLIQVGAQAMADRYTYMPLIGIFIIIAWGVPKLLGNSRIGVEKGKRKKEAFVPKSFILPFAALLIIISLTISAWYRTSVWKNSITLFENALRSNPNNYIAHNNLGVALEKANKLEEAAAHYEVALRLKPNHPQAHNNLANIYFRTGKVDKAILEYRKALKLKPNDAGIHNNLGVALAEKGMLDEAIKEYKIALQIRPDYDKAHLNLGMALARLGKFREAADEMNKARNISPESSEGHNNYGVILAGQGKVLEAIEQFKEALRLKPENAEAHKNLAVAYYLTGKYADAWREVQLYRKYGGTPHPGLIQALTKKMPKPPK; this is translated from the coding sequence ATGCAAAATCGCTATTTAGTAATTTTATTCCTCATTACTATAACCCTTGTCGTTTTTCTCCAAGTTAGTAGTCATGAGTTTCTCAACTACGATGATGATGTGTATATTACTGCCAACCATCATGTTCGGAATGGGCTAACTTTAGAATCAATCAAATGGGCTTTTACAACTACATATGCAAACAATTGGCATCCCCTAACGTGGATATCACACCTACTTGACGTGCAGTTATACAAGCTCAAACCCGCCGGGCATCATGCAACTAACCTTTTAATCCACGTGTTGAATGTTGCGCTCCTATTCGTAGTGCTAGAAATGATGACCCATTCGAGATGGCGAAGTGCATTCGTTGCAGCCATGTTCGCAATACACCCTCTCCATGTAGAGTCAGTTGCCTGGGTAGCTGAAAGAAAAGATGTTTTAAGCTCTTTCTTCTGGATACTAACACTTTTTGCACACCTACGATACACCAAATATCCAAGGGCAACCACTTACGTTCCTGTGGTTTTAATCTACGCCCTCGGCTTAATGTCAAAGCCAATGCTAGTAACTCTTCCATTTGTACTTCTCCTGTTGGACTACTGGCCACTAGGCCGAACAACTTTTGCTCATGAGCAACTTGCCGGCTCTATAGAAAAGCACAGTATTGGAAAGTTAGTAATAGAAAAGATTCCCCTATTGGTCTTAGCAGGAGCATCTTGCACAATGACATATATTGCACAGGGTGAGGCGGTTGCGCCGTTCGAAAGGTTTCCATTTGGTATCCGCGCGACAAACGCTGTTGTAGCATTTGTCTCTTATATTCTGAAGATGCTCTGGCCAGTTAACCTTTCTGTTTTTTACATGCATCCTTCAACGTCTCTTCCAACATGGCAGGTATTAGGAGCCGGGGTTGTCCTTGTTTGCATATTTGTTCTTGCATTGCGAAATGCTTTCACCCATCCGTATATCCTAGTAGGATGGCTGTGGTATTTTGGAACATTAATACCCGTAATCGGCTTAATTCAAGTTGGGGCACAAGCAATGGCAGATAGATATACTTATATGCCACTTATAGGCATCTTTATCATAATTGCTTGGGGAGTACCGAAACTGCTAGGAAATTCACGGATTGGGGTAGAAAAGGGGAAAAGGAAAAAAGAAGCTTTCGTTCCTAAATCTTTCATTCTGCCATTTGCTGCACTGCTTATTATAATAAGCCTTACGATCTCGGCCTGGTATCGGACGAGTGTTTGGAAGAATAGCATAACCTTGTTTGAGAATGCACTTAGGTCGAACCCAAACAATTATATTGCACACAACAATCTTGGGGTAGCTTTGGAAAAAGCAAACAAGTTAGAGGAAGCTGCAGCTCACTACGAAGTCGCTTTACGACTCAAACCAAATCACCCCCAAGCCCACAATAATCTCGCTAATATTTACTTCCGAACAGGCAAAGTGGACAAAGCAATTCTAGAGTACAGAAAGGCTTTGAAGCTAAAACCCAATGATGCAGGCATTCACAATAATCTTGGGGTAGCTCTTGCCGAAAAAGGCATGCTGGACGAGGCAATTAAAGAATACAAAATAGCTCTGCAGATTAGACCAGACTACGACAAAGCACACCTAAACCTTGGGATGGCATTGGCAAGACTAGGAAAATTTAGAGAAGCTGCCGATGAAATGAACAAAGCACGAAACATTAGCCCAGAAAGTTCGGAAGGCCACAACAATTACGGTGTAATACTTGCAGGACAAGGAAAGGTTTTGGAGGCAATAGAGCAATTCAAAGAAGCACTGCGGCTTAAACCTGAAAATGCAGAGGCACATAAAAATCTGGCTGTTGCGTATTATCTAACCGGAAAGTACGCGGACGCATGGAGGGAAGTGCAATTATACCGCAAATACGGTGGAACGCCGCATCCTGGTTTGATTCAAGCTCTTACAAAAAAAATGCCTAAGCCTCCAAAATGA
- a CDS encoding glycosyltransferase family 39 protein codes for MAKRGKRATKCHNAPNKSKMQWAWLLVFIVVLFCATIRIRLLPTPLERDEGEYAYAGQLILQGIPPYVRVYNMKLPGTYAVYAIAMALFGQNPTGIHLGLLFVNATTIILVFLLARKLFDTLTGLVASASFGILSLGASVLGVFAHATHFVTLPAIGGLLLLLKAKELRSRSMLFWSGLCLGLAFLMKQHGIFFVIFGASYILIYNAHFSLRQEKIGFLNQKLVDAAIFLLGAAVPLVLTCLILLLTGALQKFWFWTWTYALQYVTETSFSTGCKLFRSGIGYVVQSAPALWILAGLGLICLFADREWRKRAPFVGGLLLFSFFAICPGFYFRSHYFIVVLPVLAILNGIAVSTIYNIAERIHAPIYRKAAVLAFLLILGYSIFQQKTFLFKATPCEVCRLSYGAACFPEALEVGKYIRENSTKDDRIVVLGSEPEIYFYSRRMSATGYIYMYPLMESSPLAEKMQREMIKETMASRPKFLIAVCIPTSWMRRRESPTLLFDWFNQYSTDNYQLVGSVEILSLERTEYRWGEELNAYKPKAENRILVFMRRQ; via the coding sequence GTGGCGAAGCGCGGGAAACGCGCAACAAAGTGTCATAATGCACCTAATAAGAGCAAAATGCAATGGGCATGGTTGCTCGTTTTCATTGTGGTGCTTTTTTGTGCGACAATACGAATTAGGCTACTCCCAACGCCGCTCGAACGCGATGAGGGCGAATACGCCTACGCGGGCCAGCTAATCCTGCAGGGAATCCCCCCATATGTGCGTGTTTATAATATGAAGCTTCCAGGCACCTATGCTGTTTATGCCATCGCCATGGCACTTTTTGGTCAAAATCCAACTGGTATCCACCTCGGTTTGCTTTTCGTAAATGCTACCACTATAATCCTGGTATTCTTATTGGCACGAAAACTGTTCGACACCTTAACAGGCTTGGTAGCATCTGCGAGTTTTGGCATCCTTTCTCTTGGCGCATCTGTTCTGGGCGTTTTTGCGCACGCCACCCACTTCGTAACATTACCAGCAATTGGCGGACTGCTACTTCTGTTAAAAGCCAAAGAACTGAGAAGTCGCTCAATGTTGTTTTGGAGTGGTTTATGCCTTGGGCTTGCATTTTTAATGAAGCAACATGGCATATTCTTTGTAATCTTTGGTGCTTCCTATATTCTCATTTACAACGCTCACTTCTCTTTACGGCAAGAGAAAATTGGTTTCTTAAATCAAAAATTGGTTGACGCGGCGATATTTCTCCTCGGCGCCGCTGTCCCACTTGTTCTTACATGCCTAATTTTGTTATTGACAGGAGCACTCCAAAAGTTCTGGTTTTGGACTTGGACATACGCTCTTCAATATGTCACAGAAACATCTTTTTCCACTGGCTGTAAACTATTTAGGAGTGGCATCGGTTACGTTGTGCAGTCAGCACCCGCGCTTTGGATTTTGGCAGGGTTGGGCTTGATTTGTCTTTTTGCAGATCGAGAATGGCGAAAGCGTGCGCCTTTTGTTGGAGGGCTACTGCTTTTCTCATTTTTTGCTATTTGTCCTGGTTTTTATTTTCGTAGTCATTATTTTATCGTGGTGCTGCCAGTACTAGCTATTCTCAACGGCATCGCTGTCAGTACCATATATAATATTGCAGAAAGAATACACGCTCCTATATATCGTAAAGCAGCTGTGTTGGCATTTCTTTTGATTTTAGGTTATTCTATATTCCAGCAGAAAACATTTCTATTCAAAGCCACGCCCTGTGAGGTATGCAGATTATCCTATGGCGCCGCCTGTTTCCCTGAGGCTCTGGAGGTTGGAAAATATATTAGGGAAAACAGCACCAAGGATGACCGAATTGTCGTCCTAGGTTCCGAACCTGAAATCTACTTTTATTCGCGTCGGATGTCAGCCACAGGATACATCTACATGTATCCTCTTATGGAGTCTAGTCCTTTAGCCGAAAAGATGCAACGCGAAATGATCAAGGAAACAATGGCATCAAGACCTAAATTTCTAATTGCAGTTTGCATCCCAACCTCATGGATGCGCAGGCGTGAGTCACCAACCTTATTGTTTGACTGGTTTAACCAATACTCGACGGATAATTACCAATTAGTGGGAAGTGTGGAGATACTTAGCCTAGAACGAACCGAATACCGCTGGGGAGAAGAACTGAACGCTTATAAACCGAAGGCGGAAAACAGGATTCTTGTTTTCATGCGAAGACAGTAG